One region of Armigeres subalbatus isolate Guangzhou_Male chromosome 3, GZ_Asu_2, whole genome shotgun sequence genomic DNA includes:
- the LOC134222857 gene encoding uncharacterized protein LOC134222857: MATRIKIDATAMPPFKVGTDPRNDWIKWKRALERFLQANKIEDDEEKCNLLLVLGGIDLQTYYDKVAKWEVHKTVEEGEEIVVLQYESAILSLDEYFAPQLRRRFERHLLRSMRQNDQEPFEEYVFRLREQANRCSFIDCDDMIVDQIIEGCRSADLRRKLLTDDLTLLE, translated from the coding sequence ATGCGACTGCAATGCCACCTTTCAAGGTGGGCACAGATCCAAGAAATGATTGGATCAAGTGGAAGAGGGCACTGGAACGGTTTTTGCAAGCGAACAAAATCGAGGATGATGAAGAAAAGTGTAATTTGCTGCTAGTGCTGGGCGGTATCGATCTCCAAACATATTACGACAAAGTAGCGAAATGGGAGGTGCACAAAACAGTGGAGGAGGGTGAAGAAATAGTGGTTCTCCAGTATGAGTCAGCTATTTTATCACTTGATGAATACTTTGCACCCCAGTTGAGGAGGAGATTCGAACGACATCTTCTGAGGTCAATGCGACAGAACGACCAAGAGCCATTTGAAGAGTATGTATTCCGACTACGAGAACAGGCAAATCGTTGTTCATTCATTGATTGCGACGATATGATCGTAGATCAAATTATCGAAGGATGTAGATCAGCTGATCTGAGAAGGAAGTTATTGACGGATGATTTGACGTTGCTGGAATga